A region from the Colius striatus isolate bColStr4 chromosome 12, bColStr4.1.hap1, whole genome shotgun sequence genome encodes:
- the LOC133626409 gene encoding coiled-coil domain-containing protein 183-like: MQGRKTNLSQHVLELCDSITLQEQARKLSRHRCEEKLCRQGELLPPLRQALAEDVRALRSAQKPKGALSCPRHKLTLSEACREPALGIALAGQTAEVAKEKLQAKIHDRANTCNMLLYQLRQRSQVRDELQRRLQQLQEAERMEKQHQAQKKEIRRLQNNIAKMRVKTQEAQKMTRLYLAERDALRKELANLPPHLDLMSHTAELYQGELEDMELLASDTLRAAAAAKADLAKAETRFLEDREWMQDSLAAQRRLQAQPLLKEARPKFNLDSLSLRSQDSVMAANLQAARAQREHRERVARMVERAKTVTQSSHIWEIPSRLLEWEQSTVYLQKYIKELKEKKQALKETLKELERQHEVSAPQQNQVFATASLCTCMDVTVFGCSPLEEELRLKWQQEEARLEHMRAQTKKNMELLLEVENGVDDLQFRLRGVTVPGQDDSAQAMGLVEKLQACGQKLQYLAQHVANLPPDSYSRDKDNETFVKVREVLEERAAKDPNNLKVSLEGSGGSARDSSHLDDCDEQVPTRADIKKQGLLLVHRRKRRGYY, encoded by the exons ATGCAGGGCCGCAAGACCAACCTCAGCCAGCATGTCCTGGAGCTGTGTGATAGCATCACCCTGCAAG AGCAAGCGCGGAAGCTGTCGCGGCACCGCTGCGAGGAAAAGCTGTGCcggcagggagagctgctccCGCCCCTGCGTCAGGCGCTGGCCGAGGACGTGCGCGCCCTGCGCAGTGCCCAGAAG CCCAAGGGAGCTCTGTCCTGCCCACGGCACAAGCTCACCCTCAGCGAGGCTTGCCGAGAGCCAGCCCTGGGCATCGCTTTGGCCGGACAGACGGCggag GTAGCCAAGGAAAAGCTCCAGGCCAAAATCCACGACCGGGCCAACACCTGCAACATGCTGCTGTACCAGCTGAGGCAGCGGAGCCAGGTGCGGGACGAGCTGCAGAGgcggctgcagcagctgcaggaggctgagaggatgGAAAAGCAGCACCAGGCGCAGAAGAAG GAGATTCGGCGGCTGCAGAACAACATCGCCAAGATGCGCGTGAAAACGCAGGAGGCGCAGAAGATGACGCGCCTGTACCTGGCGGAGCGGGATGCCCTGAGGAAG GAGCTGGCCAACCTGCCCCCGCACCTGGACCTCATGAGCCACACGGCCGAGCTGTACCAGGGTGAGCTGGAAGACATGGAGCTCCTGGCCTCGGATACCCTCAGAGCCGCCGCTGCAGCCAAG GCGGACTTGGCCAAGGCAGAAACTCGCTTCCTTGAAGACAGAGAGTGGATGCAGGATTCCTTGGCCGCCCAGAGGCGGCTCCAAGCCCAACCCTTGCTCAAG GAAGCCCGACCCAAGTTCAACTTGGACTCGCTGAGCCTGCGCTCACAGGACTCGGTGATGG CTGCCAACCTGCAGGCAGCCCGGGCCCAGAGGGAGCACAGGGAACGCGTGGCCCGGATGGTGGAAAGAGCCAAGACTGTGACGCAGTCCTCCCACATCTGG GAGATCCCCAGCAGGCTCCTGGAATGGGAGCAGTCCACAGTGTACCTGCAGAAGTATATCAAGGAGCTGAAGGAGAAGAAGCAGGCACTGAAGGAGAcgctgaaggagctggagagaCAGCATGAAGTTTCAGCCCCCCAACAGAATCAG GTTTTTGCCACTGCATCCCTGTGCACTTGTATGGACGTGACTGTGTTTGGCTGCAGCCCGTTGGAGGAGGAGCTGAGGCTAAAATGGCAGCAGGAAGAGGCTCGGCTGGAGCACATGCGAGCCCAGACTAAGAAGAACATGGAGCTCCTGCTTGAGGTTGAAAACGGAGTGGACGACCTCCAGTTCCGCCTGCGCGGCGTCACCGTGCCCGGCCAG GACGACTCTGCCCAGGCCATGGGGCTGGTGGAGAAGCTCCAGGCCtgtgggcagaagctgcagtaCCTGGCACAGCACGTGGCCAACCTGCCCCCCGACAGCTACAGCCGCGACAAGGACAATGAG ACCTTTGTGAAGGTCAGAGAAGTCCTTGAGGAAAGGGCTGCCAAAGACCCCAACAACCTGAAGGTTTCCTTGGAGGGCAGTGGCGGTTCTGCCCGAG ACTCCTCCCACCTTGACGACTGTGACGAGCAGGTCCCCACCAGGGCAGACATCAAGAagcaggggctgctcctggtccacaggaggaagagaaggggcTATTACTAG